The genome window CATTAACAGCGGTTCCTGGCATCATCGGCACAATAACGGCATGATATCACTCACTGGAGTATCGTCGGAATAATACCACCCTCCATTGCCCACTTGTTCCGTTCTCCAAGATCCGTAAGAGGCATGCAAATGGTAGTCATTAGCCTGTTGAATATCCTGGACGTGTTTGGCGCGTTCAGTGTGTGTTCAGTGTGTTTTACATGTGCCCAGCCATTTGACTTGACCGCCACATGTGCCGCTACATTGCACAGGCGGAAGTCATCCCAATGCGCGGAATATCGTCGGTTCAACACTTCCTGCCCAGACCCGTACACGAATGCTACTCTGTATTCATCAACGCTCTACGTATGACTAATCCGTCGCGTTTTCCCACCGGGCGTACTTGAAGTAGGCGCGGTTCAAGCAGGGCGTGTCGTTGACCCCCTGGGCATACAATCCGAGGTGTACACCGGTGAACAACGGCTTGAGCTCAGAGCTGGCCATTGtcccgacgacgacggggtCCGCGCCCGGAATCGTGTACGCAAACTCGTACTGCTGCTTTCGTGCGTAGACATGGAACGTAACGGGTGTGGCAGGCGCGATGCTAGCGGACACGATTGAAACGACAATCTGGCCGTTGTCCGGGCGCCTGAACACAACTTCTACATTCCCATCCCCCTTgccgcgcaggccgagggctGCGTGCTCACTCTTGTTCATCCACACCACCGTGCCTGCCTCCTGACCCTTCTGCGTCGGGGCGAACTCGAGTTGAGTGCTCCAGTCGAGGTTGAAGCCGGGTTGCTTCTGGAGCAGGACAGATGGACAGTGTTCGATATTGAGAGACGTCGGGCCACCGCGCAGCGCCAGGTAGCCGGGCCGCTCCGTGAGCGAGTAGAACTGCCGGAGCGGGACACGGAGAGTGTACCAGCCCAGGCTGAGCTCTTAGGGTTAGCTGTGACGCGGCCAGGGAGGGGCTCACTCTCTTGGTCAAACTGGTCCACCCAGCCGGTTTGCGCCGGCCCCATTTGCAAGCCGGGAAAGTCGCCAATGAGCTCGATTGGCTTGTGGCTGTTCACCACGGGCCACCCATCGACCCACTCCATCGGTGCCATGAACGCCTCGCGACCGAGGTGCGACGGCATTCCCATAACGCCTTCTGCAGTCACTGTGGCTGGGAACACGGGGCGGACGCCGAGGAACACTGCAACCCACTGGCCGTTCGGAccctcgacaaggtccATGTGGCCCGTGTTCTGGATTTCGGGGTGGTCGGCGTTGTACACCACGGGGTTGACCCCGTCAGGAGGTGCCTCGAACGGGCCGCTCGGGGATCTCGATCGGTAAACGCACTCGCGGTGGCCGTCCTGTGTCccgccctcggccgtgAAAAAGTAGTACCAACCGTCCTTTTTGAGCAAATGGCATCCTTCGGCAACCCCCAACGGCGAAGCCTTGGCTAGGACCGGTTCGGTGAGCGAGGTGCCAgtggcgaggtcgatctCGTTGATCCAGGATTGGATCAATGGCTGCCCGTttgtcgtcggcgcgtcAAAGTCGAAGCGGGTGACCGTCTGGTAGACGCGGCCGTCATCGTCAAAGAGGAGCTTCAGTTAGCGCGGCAAAGCTCCAGGCCTACGTCTTGGTCAAAGCCAATCTCCTCAAAGTAGACGGCGTCGCTCCACTTGGAATCGTCAAAGATGTCGTCAGTCCAAACGTAGAAGCCAGAGGGGATGGCGTCAGGCTTTTCGCCCTTTGAGTCAGCGGTTTCTGCCATACACTCACGGGCTTGATGCGCAGGCGCCAGAAGCAGGAGCAGATCATGTACCAACGGCCCTTGTGGTACCTAAAGGTCGGTGCCCACAGGCCGGCCGACGTCTCGACTGTGCGCATGTCGACGCCCTGGCTGCGGCGGTTGAGGGCATGGCCGATGAGCTGGAGTCAGTGGGAGCTGATGGGAAGTGCCTCACTGTCCAGCTGTTTAGATCAGTGCTGTGGTAGACCGGGAGGCCCGGGAAGTATTCGAACGAGCTTGTAGCCACAAAGTAGCCTTTGCCAGGGACGTGGCAGATGGACGGGTCGGGGTTGAAGCCCGGCAGAATGGGATTGCGGAACTTGTTGGCGACAGACATTGCGAGATTCAAGATGTGTAGAGGCAAAGACAGACTGTCGAGAGTGTTGACAAGTCGAGTAGAAAGCCGTGCATGATATTATGGATGAGATAGTAGCGACAAGTGGTAGGCAGCTGGAAGGGTAAAGCGGCAAAGCTGGGCGCCTCCGGAATGATGTtacgaggatgaggtgaTGGATGGATCCAATCCACCGATATCGTCCCGAGCCTTTTCCGAGATTGACTGCATCACCGGAGCGTAGCGCGGCAGGTACATCGGCAGTTGAATTACCTCGAGGCCTTTAGGGAGCTCCACAAATCGACTGCGGGGCACAACCGCAACATTTCACATCTTTCGGCCCCACATTTTCCGTAGAGAGCCATACCTCATCAAACAGCCTATCCTTGTATGAATACATACTCTCCAGACTCTGCATCAGATCCCATCGTTGGGCCCCGACCGTTTGGCCACCTTGGCAAGCTGGCCGTCATTGCCAGACTGCGGGGCAATGTCGGATAATCATGGTGGATCCGAAGTTTGTCCGCTGCACTTGTATTGTCCCGACAGTAGCCAAGCTCATCAGCTCAGCAgcccacctcgccaccaTCATACATGACCATTGGATAACCATCCCAGATGGCCAGATGGCCCGCTACTTAATGGGCAGCTACCTCCATTGGCCCCCGTCACATCAACACGCTCGGCATGGGATTCTACAGCGAACTTGTGAATTTTCGAGCTGGCCCCGCGCTCATCGCAGACACcccgtctcgccctcgtctcCTTCCTGGGGTCATTGGGCGCCCTCTCCTTCGGCTATGGTGTGTATATGGCGCCTTTGTCCACTGACTCCAGACAACGGATGGTGGGGCATCATTCTGGTGTGTACAGTTCATTCTCAGCTGACGAACAGGGCGCACCCTACTTTAACGACCAGTTCGGGCACACAGTCACAACCGGCCCCGATGGCAGCACCAAGATCAGTCTTTCGTCAACCGAGCAGAGCTGCGGCTCGGGATTGGGCACTGCCGGAATCATGCTCGGTTGTATGGTGAGCAGCAGCACCAGCGCCGCTGACAAAAGATCGCACCGTACATCAACAACAGATGGGGCCGTAAAATGTCGTTCATggtcctcgccatcatcggcatcgtcggcgcgcttgtCCAGTCGCTGTCGACCATCGGGCGCCAGATCTGGGTTCTTATCGTTGGTAAAGTGATCCTGAACATGTCCGTGGGCATCGCCTCCGCCACCGTCGGTGTCTACTTGTCCGAGTGCGCCCCGTCATCGCTCCGCGGTGTCCTCATGTCAAACTACAACATTGTGCAGAACGTCGGCTACGTTGTGGCTGCCGCCACCGTCTTCGGAGTCGTGCTCAAGACGTCGATCATAAACTGGATGCTGCCGATCGGTCTCCAGTTTGTGCTGCccatcgccatcctcgTTAGTGGCCCATTCCTCCCCGAGTCCCCGCGATGGCTCGTGTCCAAGGGCCGCATTGACGAGGCTGTCAAGGTGCTCCGCAGCctgcgcgtcgcgctcccaggcgaggacctcgaggccaaaGTATGGGCCGAAGTtgaggagatcaaggccgcGTTCGAGGAAATGAAGGCGTTACATGAAGGGgttggcgtccttgagctctTCCGAGGCGCCAACCT of Cutaneotrichosporon cavernicola HIS019 DNA, chromosome: 4 contains these proteins:
- a CDS encoding uncharacterized protein (Belongs to the glycosyl hydrolase 43 family): MSVANKFRNPILPGFNPDPSICHVPGKGYFVATSSFEYFPGLPVYHSTDLNSWTLIGHALNRRSQGVDMRTVETSAGLWAPTFRYHKGRWYMICSCFWRLRIKPGEKPDAIPSGFYVWTDDIFDDSKWSDAVYFEEIGFDQDLLFDDDGRVYQTVTRFDFDAPTTNGQPLIQSWINEIDLATGTSLTEPVLAKASPLGVAEGCHLLKKDGWYYFFTAEGGTQDGHRECVYRSRSPSGPFEAPPDGVNPVVYNADHPEIQNTGHMDLVEGPNGQWVAVFLGVRPVFPATVTAEGVMGMPSHLGREAFMAPMEWVDGWPVVNSHKPIELIGDFPGLQMGPAQTGWVDQFDQEKLSLGWYTLRVPLRQFYSLTERPGYLALRGGPTSLNIEHCPSVLLQKQPGFNLDWSTQLEFAPTQKGQEAGTVVWMNKSEHAALGLRGKGDGNVEVVFRRPDNGQIVVSIVSASIAPATPVTFHVYARKQQYEFAYTIPGADPVVVGTMASSELKPLFTGVHLGLYAQGVNDTPCLNRAYFKYARWENATD
- a CDS encoding uncharacterized protein (Sugar (and other) transporter): MGFYSELTPRLALVSFLGSLGALSFGYDNGWWGIILGAPYFNDQFGHTVTTGPDGSTKISLSSTEQSCGSGLGTAGIMLGCMIAPYINNRWGRKMSFMVLAIIGIVGALVQSLSTIGRQIWVLIVGKVILNMSVGIASATVGVYLSECAPSSLRGVLMSNYNIVQNVGYVVAAATVFGVVLKTSIINWMLPIGLQFVLPIAILVSGPFLPESPRWLVSKGRIDEAVKVLRSLRVALPGEDLEAKVWAEVEEIKAAFEEMKALHEGVGVLELFRGANLRRTAIAVGLQCLQQAQGVGFVANYTTVLLLSLGISNVYVIVLVLYVVLLVTSLGAFYLPDKLGRRTLLLVGSASGAVWMGIIGAVSTVYKTPTGGAANLLVASLFLWISFFSNTWSPMPWTVAAEISSGPLREMTLALASFSGFGVGLIVTFVSPFIQETAGLGGKIAFIWMGFSVVSGVYAFFLVPELKGRSLEELDYMFEARIPTRKFNKFDSAVMMEEKRREHVKAEFEEEKQETELVEKV